One region of Pirellulales bacterium genomic DNA includes:
- a CDS encoding integrase core domain-containing protein produces the protein MTRATEHPKAEWVVERTGEFVRHTQDNKLAIDLVFHDADRKFGKAFDACLRKCGLRPRRLRPRSPNLNAFVERWIQAIQIECLDHFVVLGTAHLNYLVEEFVAHYHEERPHQGLDNKLIVPGKPPPEDE, from the coding sequence GTGACACGGGCCACCGAACATCCGAAGGCCGAATGGGTTGTTGAGCGGACAGGAGAGTTCGTTCGGCACACGCAGGACAACAAACTCGCCATCGACCTAGTGTTCCACGACGCGGACCGAAAGTTCGGCAAGGCCTTTGACGCCTGCCTGCGAAAGTGTGGTTTGCGACCACGCCGGCTGCGTCCTCGCTCACCCAACCTCAATGCCTTCGTGGAACGGTGGATCCAGGCCATTCAAATCGAGTGCTTGGACCATTTCGTGGTGCTGGGCACGGCGCACTTGAACTACCTGGTTGAAGAGTTCGTTGCGCACTACCACGAGGAGAGACCACACCAGGGACTCGACAATAAACTGATCGTTCCTGGAAAACCACCGCCCGAGGACGAGA